One window of Triticum dicoccoides isolate Atlit2015 ecotype Zavitan chromosome 5A, WEW_v2.0, whole genome shotgun sequence genomic DNA carries:
- the LOC119300205 gene encoding B3 domain-containing protein Os03g0619800-like, translating into MGATTRVGGGVRGAAKRMGTSFESCKLRDEQHYKNLDDEKQYFLVLILGDFQDAMIIPKDVVPYFKGEIPGEIKLETRNGYCHTIVVAKNQEKHVLSVGWRQFVESYDLQEDDSLIFRYKGNSQFSVMIFDKLGPEKALSVVLDPFWPQVQDRCNEAHENGYSQKMEVPRKRRKSRIEYHYTNLDDEKKYFLVLMMDNFQHEMIIPKEFVQCFKGEFPGEMILETQNRCSYEIGVAKNNENLVLIVGWDNFVETFGLEMGDAMVFRYNANSQFNVIIFDESGCEKASSPPPVQERRTSATDTVKISDFYPQPIQMVLPESPPTKRDAIQTQPFSTVKGMPMESPRLQMERDKSCQDNSTVISISSGGSSEDDVSSEEVREVTGSECIVWKKVRSSFQKEQLKDRYITAHKSRLTSAQKEVVKQKVQSIQPEIPFFVAVMRKCNVVLEFFLVFPKRYAKAYLKEKRHLSLQVMGKEWPVWFRENSCDKRLGNGWKRFVEDNKLKMGDMCLFELLRDERTMEVHIIPAANDDNYRAGLQNGADREAAFRGGAPTHHTDGACDPDTRLLRITKTEAVKDDAVAPDGA; encoded by the exons ATAATCCCAAAAGATGTTGTGCCGTATTTCAAAGGCGAGATCCCAGGAGAGATCAAGCTAGAAACTCGAAATGGTTACTGTCACACTATTGTGGTTGCCAAGAACCAAGAAAAGCATGTCCTTTCAGTGGGTTGGCGGCAATTTGTTGAAAGCTATGATCTACAGGAGGATGATTccttaatattcagatacaaagggAACTCTCAGTTTAGTGTCATGATCTTTGATAAGCTTGGTCCTGAAAAAGCATTATCGGTTGTTCTGGATCCTTTTTGGCCTCAGGTCCAAGACAGGTGCAACGAGGCACATGAAAACGG GTATTCTCAAAAGATGGAAGTGCCTCGGAAAAGAAGAAAAAGCCGGATTGAATATCACTACACAAACTTGGATGATGAGAAGAAATATTTCTTGGTGCTTATGATGGACAATTTTCAACATGAGATG ATCATCCCAAAAGAATTTGTTCAGTGTTTCAAGGGCGAATTCCCAGGAGAGATGATACTTGAAACACAAAATCGTTGCAGTTATGAAATTGGAGTTGCCAAGAACAATGAAAACCTTGTCCTTATAGTGGGATGGGATAATTTCGTTGAAACCTTTGGTCTAGAGATGGGTGACGCCATGGTATTCAGATACAATGCGAACTCTCAGTTTAATGTCATAATCTTCGATGAATCTGGTTGTGAGAAGGCATCATCTCCGCCTCCCGTGCAAGAAAGGCGCACAAGTGCTACTGATACTGTGAAAATTTCTGATTTCTATCCTCAGCCCATACAAATGGTACTGCCAGAGTCACCACCAACGAAAAGGGATGCCATACAAACGCAGCCATTTAGCACAGTGAAAGGGATGCCAATGGAGTCACCACGCCTCCAAATGGAAAGGGACAAGTCATGTCAAGATAACAGCACTGTGATAAGTATTTCCTCCGGCGGGTCATCAG aagATGATGTCTCCTCTGAAGAAGTACGTGAAGTGACTGGTTCCGAATGCATTGTCTGGAAGAAGGTACGATCTTCatttcagaaggagcagttgaaggatcgtTATATTACCGCCCACAAGAGtagactaacttcagctcagaaggaagtGGTGAAGCAGAAGGTCCAATCCATACAACCAGAGATCCCATTCTTTGTTGCTGTGATGCGCAAGTGCAACGTTGTTTTagaattctttctg gttttcccaaaacgctATGCTAAGGCATATCTTAAAGAGAAGCGACACTTGTCTCTTCAGGTGATGGGCAAGGAGTGGCCGGTGTGGTTTCGTGAAAACAGTTGCGATAAAAGGCTTGGAAATGGATGGAAACGGTTTGTAGAAGACAACAAGCTGAAGATGGGTGATATGTGCCTCTTTGAACTGCTGAGAGATGAGAGGACCATGGAGGTACATATCATCCCCGCCGCAAACGATGACAATTATCGGGCAGGTCTCCAGAATGGTGCTGACCGGGAAGCGGCGTTCCGGGGAGGGGCTCCTACTCATCATACGGATGGAGCGTGTGATCCTGACACAAGGTTGCTTCGCATCACTAAAACTGAAGCTGTGAAAGATGATGCTGTTGCCCCTGATGGTGCCTGA